From a single Rutidosis leptorrhynchoides isolate AG116_Rl617_1_P2 chromosome 5, CSIRO_AGI_Rlap_v1, whole genome shotgun sequence genomic region:
- the LOC139849738 gene encoding protein ALP1-like has product MHWQWKNCPIAWQRQYTRGDQKGPSIMLEAVASQDLWIWHAFFGMTGANNDINVLNYSPLFNTIKEGTAPPSPFNVNGHHYERGYYLGDGIYPDWAMLVKAPHNPIDEQRKKFKRFQESARKDIERAFGVLQGRFAMLKTPARCMDFNKIRRHMYACVILHNMIQENNDFLISKRDEKMIAHPSNRPIRLERNLRDRDAGIKKIRDKQVHNRLESDLTEHV; this is encoded by the coding sequence atgcattggcaATGGAAGAATTGTCCAATTGCTTGGCAAAGACAATATACTCGAGGTGATCAAAAAGGCCCATCTATTATGCTTGAAGCAGTGGCTTCTCAAGATTTGTGGATATGGCATGCATTCTTTGGTATGACTGGTGCAAACAACGACATTAACGTTTTAAATTATTCACCTTTGTTTAACACTATAAAAGAGGGCACTGCTCCACCTTCACCGTTTAATGTAAACGGTCATCACTACGAGAGAGGGTATTACCTAGGTGATGGTATATACCCGGATTGGGCTATGTTGGTCAAAGCTCCCCACAATCCAATTGATGAACAGCGTAAAAAGTTTAAACGGTTTCAAGAAAGTGCAAGGAAAGATATTGAACGTGCATTTGGAGTACTACAAGGTAGATTTGCCATGTTAAAGACTCCGGCAAGATGTATGGacttcaacaaaattagaagacatatGTACGCTTGTGTTATATTACATAACATGATTCAAGAAAATAACGATTTTTTGATTTCGAAAAGGGATGAAAAAATGATTGCTCACCCAAGTAACCGACCTATTAGGTTGGAAAGGAATTTGAGGGATCGAGATGCCGGGATTAAGAAAATCAGAGATAAGCAAGTTCACAATCGGTTGGAGTCGGATTTAACCGAGCACGTTTGA